A single Paratractidigestivibacter faecalis DNA region contains:
- a CDS encoding dihydroorotase, whose product MAFLLRGARVVDPQEGIDDVLDVLIDGEKIACVGKDLEAPADAEVIDAAGKYLVPGLVDMHVHFRDPGFEYKETIETGSAAAVHGGFTDVATMPNTDPVTDTGAEIRYQIDRAHAAGLCHVRPIGAMTRGEKGESLAEIGDMVIEGAAAFSDDGHGVQSAGMMRTCMEYIAQFDRVALAHCEIESLSGHGVINEGRASTRLGMFGWPALAEELEIYRDIELVRLTKCPLHICHISTRKGLDLVRAAKADGLPVTCEVTPHHLFLCEDDITDAYDTNLKMNPPLRTADDAAALREGLLDGSIDCVVTDHAPHAPHEKDCEWEISFFGIVGLETSLPLMLQNLVASGKMSWARLVEVMAVNPRRLLRLDPVSVKAGSAADLTLIDPAKSVTVTPEWMQSRSKNSAWLGQTLTGVATDVFVSGKRTLTDGVVTPRH is encoded by the coding sequence ATGGCATTTCTGCTTAGGGGCGCCCGCGTCGTAGACCCGCAGGAGGGCATCGACGACGTCCTCGACGTCCTCATCGACGGCGAGAAGATTGCATGCGTCGGCAAGGACCTCGAGGCTCCCGCCGACGCCGAGGTCATCGATGCCGCCGGCAAGTACCTCGTTCCCGGCCTGGTGGACATGCACGTCCACTTCCGTGACCCGGGCTTCGAGTACAAGGAGACCATCGAGACCGGCTCCGCGGCCGCGGTCCACGGCGGCTTCACCGACGTGGCCACCATGCCCAACACCGACCCGGTCACCGACACCGGTGCCGAGATCCGCTACCAGATCGACCGCGCCCACGCCGCCGGCCTGTGCCACGTCCGCCCCATCGGCGCCATGACCCGCGGCGAGAAGGGCGAGTCCCTCGCCGAGATCGGCGACATGGTCATCGAGGGCGCCGCCGCCTTCTCCGACGACGGCCACGGCGTCCAGAGCGCCGGCATGATGCGCACCTGCATGGAGTACATCGCCCAGTTCGACCGCGTCGCGCTCGCCCACTGCGAGATCGAGTCCCTCTCCGGCCACGGCGTCATCAACGAGGGCCGCGCCTCCACGCGTCTGGGCATGTTCGGCTGGCCGGCGCTGGCCGAGGAGCTCGAGATCTACCGCGACATCGAGCTCGTCCGCCTCACCAAGTGCCCGCTGCACATCTGCCACATCTCCACTCGCAAGGGGCTTGACCTGGTGCGCGCCGCCAAGGCCGACGGCCTGCCCGTCACCTGCGAGGTCACCCCGCACCACCTCTTCCTCTGCGAGGACGACATCACCGACGCCTATGACACCAACCTCAAGATGAACCCGCCCCTGCGCACCGCCGACGACGCGGCCGCGCTTCGCGAGGGCCTTCTCGATGGCTCCATCGACTGCGTGGTCACCGACCACGCGCCGCACGCCCCGCACGAGAAGGACTGCGAGTGGGAGATCTCCTTCTTCGGCATCGTGGGCCTCGAGACCTCGCTTCCGCTCATGCTGCAGAACCTCGTGGCCAGCGGCAAGATGAGCTGGGCGCGCCTCGTCGAGGTCATGGCCGTCAACCCGCGCCGCCTGCTGCGCCTTGACCCCGTCAGCGTCAAGGCCGGCTCCGCCGCCGACCTCACCCTCATCGACCCGGCCAAGTCCGTCACCGTGACCCCCGAGTGGATGCAGAGCCGCTCCAAGAACTCCGCCTGGCTTGGCCAGACGCTTACCGGCGTCGCCACCGACGTCTTCGTCTCCGGCAAGCGCACGCTCACCGACGGCGTCGTCACGCCGCGGCACTAG
- a CDS encoding dihydroorotate dehydrogenase electron transfer subunit — protein MTLMSRVREHAYTVLENEAVGDGIWRMVFSAPELAGSLEPGQFMNFLVPGAKQILRVPLSFASADAESGTVEVIYAVVGDATRALTRMAAGESSSVLGPSGNGWVVRKGQGRSVVVGGGVGAPPAVAAAGLLAKKGVAFDGVLGAQTASKLWGVERLGELGAGLALATTDDGSFGIKGFTTDALRELLSQGDYDTVYTCGPQVMMRGIAAICREAGIKCQVSMERMMSCGFGACNTCNVLMADGTYKSCCMNGPVFDAEEVAW, from the coding sequence ATGACCCTCATGTCCAGGGTGCGAGAGCACGCCTACACGGTGCTCGAGAACGAGGCGGTCGGTGACGGTATCTGGCGCATGGTCTTCAGCGCGCCGGAGCTCGCCGGCTCCCTCGAGCCCGGCCAGTTCATGAACTTCCTCGTCCCCGGCGCCAAGCAGATCCTGCGCGTGCCCCTCTCGTTCGCCTCCGCGGACGCGGAGTCAGGCACCGTAGAGGTCATCTACGCGGTCGTCGGCGACGCCACCCGCGCGCTCACCAGGATGGCGGCGGGCGAGTCCTCCTCCGTCCTCGGGCCCTCCGGCAACGGCTGGGTCGTCCGCAAGGGGCAGGGCCGCTCCGTCGTCGTCGGCGGCGGCGTGGGCGCGCCCCCGGCCGTCGCCGCGGCCGGCCTCCTCGCAAAGAAGGGCGTCGCCTTCGACGGCGTTCTCGGCGCGCAGACCGCCTCCAAGCTCTGGGGCGTCGAGCGCCTGGGCGAGCTCGGCGCAGGCCTTGCGCTTGCCACGACCGACGACGGGTCCTTCGGCATCAAGGGCTTTACCACCGACGCCCTGCGTGAGCTGCTCTCGCAAGGAGACTACGACACGGTCTACACCTGCGGTCCGCAGGTCATGATGCGCGGCATCGCCGCGATTTGCCGTGAGGCGGGCATCAAGTGCCAGGTCTCCATGGAGCGCATGATGTCGTGCGGGTTCGGCGCGTGCAACACCTGCAACGTGCTCATGGCCGACGGCACCTACAAGTCGTGCTGCATGAACGGCCCCGTCTTCGACGCCGAGGAGGTGGCGTGGTAA
- a CDS encoding dihydroorotate dehydrogenase, with protein sequence MAKSCVNMAVDLGGVKMQNPVNTASGTFGFGWQFEGFFDVSRLGAITTKGCSAEPWLGNPEPRMCEVPSGMMNTVGLANPGVGGMLDACGDYLRELEGRGCRVILQAAGHSHEEYIAAVEKIEELAPWCSGIELNISCPNIARGGALVGGTPESASEVVEAVRDRVHRPLLVKMAPVRVPEIARACEAAGADALCLINTINGMHLNVHTRRSMLSKPTGGVSGPAIHAIAVRMVWEAANAVKIPINGMGGVATWEDAAEMILAGATSVTVGTANFYDPCAASKIVDGLAGWAVEQGVSDINELIGAAEC encoded by the coding sequence ATGGCGAAGAGCTGCGTGAACATGGCCGTCGACCTCGGCGGCGTGAAGATGCAAAACCCCGTCAACACCGCGTCGGGCACGTTCGGCTTCGGCTGGCAGTTCGAGGGCTTCTTCGACGTGTCGCGTCTCGGCGCCATCACGACGAAGGGGTGCTCCGCCGAGCCCTGGCTCGGCAACCCCGAGCCCCGCATGTGCGAGGTGCCCTCCGGCATGATGAACACCGTCGGCCTCGCCAACCCCGGCGTCGGCGGCATGCTCGACGCCTGCGGCGACTATCTTCGCGAGCTCGAGGGCCGCGGCTGCCGCGTGATCTTGCAGGCTGCCGGCCACTCCCACGAGGAGTACATCGCCGCCGTCGAGAAGATCGAGGAGCTTGCGCCGTGGTGTTCCGGCATCGAGCTCAACATCTCCTGCCCCAATATCGCACGCGGGGGCGCCCTTGTGGGCGGCACCCCGGAGTCCGCCTCCGAGGTCGTCGAGGCGGTGCGCGACCGCGTGCACAGGCCCCTCTTGGTAAAGATGGCCCCGGTGCGCGTGCCCGAGATCGCCCGCGCGTGCGAGGCGGCGGGCGCAGACGCCCTGTGCCTCATCAACACCATCAACGGCATGCACCTCAACGTCCACACGCGCAGGAGCATGCTCTCCAAGCCCACCGGCGGCGTCTCCGGCCCCGCCATCCACGCCATCGCCGTGCGCATGGTCTGGGAGGCCGCCAATGCCGTGAAGATCCCCATCAACGGCATGGGTGGCGTCGCCACCTGGGAGGACGCGGCCGAGATGATCTTGGCTGGCGCGACTTCCGTCACTGTGGGCACCGCCAACTTCTACGACCCCTGCGCCGCTAGCAAGATCGTGGACGGACTGGCCGGCTGGGCCGTCGAGCAGGGAGTATCCGACATCAACGAGCTGATTGGAGCCGCAGAATGCTGA
- the pyrF gene encoding orotidine-5'-phosphate decarboxylase: MLTYEQASDKVIIALDCSRERAFELADMLAGKATWVKVGMTLFYAEGPAIVEAMRERGLRVFLDLKVHDIPFQVQGAVRSAAMTGADIISIHGLGSSAMVSAARKGAEEAAEKCGRERCRLVAISVLTSMDQDALAEIGVTSPIAEEVARLASLSYGAGADGIVCSPQEAAQMRELLGPDALIVTPGVRPAGSAVGDQKRIATPAAAIQAGSSKLVVGRPITAADDPVAAFDAICEELMA, encoded by the coding sequence ATGCTGACGTATGAGCAAGCCTCCGACAAGGTCATCATCGCACTGGACTGCAGCCGCGAGCGCGCCTTCGAGCTTGCGGACATGCTCGCCGGCAAGGCCACCTGGGTCAAGGTCGGCATGACTCTCTTCTACGCCGAGGGCCCCGCCATCGTGGAGGCCATGCGCGAGCGCGGCCTCAGGGTCTTCCTGGACCTCAAGGTCCACGACATCCCGTTCCAGGTCCAGGGCGCCGTGCGCTCCGCCGCCATGACGGGAGCCGACATCATCTCCATCCACGGCCTGGGCTCCTCCGCCATGGTCTCCGCCGCCCGCAAGGGTGCCGAGGAGGCCGCCGAGAAGTGCGGCCGCGAGCGCTGCCGCCTTGTCGCCATCTCGGTCCTGACGAGCATGGACCAGGACGCCCTGGCAGAGATTGGCGTCACGTCCCCCATCGCCGAGGAGGTGGCGCGTCTCGCCAGCCTTTCCTATGGCGCTGGCGCCGACGGCATCGTGTGCTCCCCGCAGGAGGCCGCCCAGATGCGCGAGCTGCTTGGCCCCGACGCGCTCATCGTCACCCCGGGCGTGCGCCCGGCGGGCTCCGCGGTGGGGGACCAGAAGCGCATCGCCACGCCCGCGGCCGCCATCCAGGCCGGCTCCTCCAAGCTCGTCGTCGGCCGCCCCATCACCGCCGCCGACGATCCGGTGGCCGCCTTTGACGCCATCTGCGAGGAGCTCATGGCCTAG
- the mihF gene encoding integration host factor, actinobacterial type, giving the protein MALPQLTDEQRKAALEKAAQARHERAELREKIKSGKVTLEEVLDSDDPIACRMKVSTLIESLPGYGKAKAAKIMDELGISATRRVKGLGARQREQLIEQLSK; this is encoded by the coding sequence ATGGCTCTACCCCAGCTTACCGACGAGCAGCGCAAGGCCGCCCTCGAGAAGGCTGCCCAGGCCCGTCACGAGCGCGCTGAGCTGCGCGAGAAGATCAAGAGCGGCAAGGTCACCCTGGAGGAGGTCCTCGACTCCGACGACCCCATCGCCTGCCGCATGAAGGTCTCCACGCTCATCGAGTCCCTCCCCGGCTATGGCAAGGCCAAGGCCGCCAAGATCATGGACGAGCTCGGCATCTCCGCCACCCGTCGCGTCAAGGGCCTCGGCGCCCGTCAGCGCGAGCAGCTCATCGAGCAGCTCTCCAAGTAA
- the gmk gene encoding guanylate kinase — protein sequence MARRARLFVVSGPSGVGKGTLVARLREQEPGLGLTVSATTRAPREGEVEGTSYYFLTEDEFDRRVAAGEFLEWAHVHGHRYGTLRAEAQRLMDQGRSVVLEIDVQGGINVRRVHPDAVLVFIEPPSAEELERRLRGRGTEDEASIQMRLANATKELGYADSYDVRIVNDDLDRAVAELAHVIDTYETDGGPF from the coding sequence TTGGCCAGAAGAGCTCGCCTCTTCGTGGTCTCGGGGCCGTCAGGTGTGGGCAAGGGTACCCTGGTCGCGCGTCTGCGCGAGCAGGAGCCGGGCCTGGGCCTGACGGTCTCGGCCACTACGAGGGCACCCAGGGAGGGCGAGGTAGAGGGCACCTCCTACTACTTCCTCACCGAGGACGAGTTCGACCGCCGCGTGGCGGCCGGCGAGTTCCTGGAGTGGGCCCACGTGCACGGGCACCGCTACGGGACGCTGCGCGCCGAGGCACAGCGCCTCATGGACCAGGGTCGCTCCGTCGTTCTTGAGATCGACGTGCAGGGCGGCATTAACGTCCGCCGCGTTCACCCCGACGCGGTTCTCGTCTTCATCGAGCCCCCCTCAGCGGAGGAGCTCGAGAGGAGGCTTCGGGGCCGTGGCACCGAGGACGAGGCGTCCATCCAGATGCGCCTTGCCAACGCCACCAAGGAGTTGGGCTACGCGGACTCCTACGACGTCCGGATCGTCAATGACGACCTCGACCGCGCCGTGGCTGAGCTGGCCCATGTGATCGATACGTACGAGACTGACGGAGGTCCCTTCTAA
- a CDS encoding DNA-directed RNA polymerase subunit omega — MSVTKPQIDGLLEKTEQNPFLLCSLASKRACDINNMIRGQHLRVAAIQDFDDITTMVSGKDTVSIAMEEIKDGTLSFVKEDFDEDIKGANTISM, encoded by the coding sequence ATGTCTGTTACCAAGCCCCAGATTGACGGCCTGCTCGAGAAGACCGAGCAGAACCCGTTCCTGCTGTGCTCCCTCGCCTCCAAGCGCGCCTGCGACATCAACAACATGATTCGCGGCCAGCACCTGCGCGTGGCTGCCATCCAGGACTTCGATGACATCACCACCATGGTCTCCGGCAAGGACACCGTCTCCATTGCCATGGAGGAGATCAAGGATGGCACCCTGAGCTTCGTCAAGGAGGACTTCGACGAGGACATCAAGGGCGCCAACACCATCTCGATGTAG
- the thiI gene encoding tRNA uracil 4-sulfurtransferase ThiI: MTQRLCLVHYHEIGLKGKNRATFENQLVTNLHRALKPFDVANIGRISGYIVVEAADHRATDAMAAAIRQVPGVARVSLAYKCGLDEDEYKAAAVQALSEAGDFSTFKVHARRSSTTYPVHTLEMNQLVGSVLCEAFPQKKVDVHNPDVTVVVHVVQGSTYVYAASAPGVGGLPVGTAGKVVTLLSSGFDSPVATWMVGRRGATCIPVHFSGRPQTSDTSEWLCQDIVDALAPSGVVGRLYVVPFGDRQREISLAVPQSLRILMYRRVMFQVAERIAQLEGAKAIVTGESLGQVASQTLENITAVNEAVTMPVLRPLIGSDKQEIIRRSQQIGTYEISSQTAPDCCTLFMPRRPETHARMRDIHEAWESFDHEAMVADLVEHMEYRDYSQCPSYHAPKGRLRAHHSELAPIEPELSDVERPEGE; encoded by the coding sequence ATGACCCAGAGACTTTGCCTGGTCCACTACCACGAGATCGGCCTCAAGGGCAAGAACCGCGCGACCTTTGAGAACCAGCTCGTGACCAACCTTCACCGTGCGCTCAAGCCGTTCGACGTGGCCAACATTGGCCGCATCTCCGGCTACATCGTCGTGGAGGCCGCCGACCACCGCGCCACCGACGCCATGGCCGCGGCCATCCGCCAGGTGCCCGGCGTCGCTCGCGTGAGCCTTGCCTACAAGTGCGGGCTTGACGAGGACGAGTACAAGGCGGCCGCCGTCCAGGCGCTCTCCGAGGCGGGGGACTTCTCCACCTTCAAGGTGCATGCCAGGCGCTCCTCCACCACCTATCCGGTCCACACGCTGGAGATGAACCAGCTCGTGGGCTCGGTGCTGTGCGAGGCCTTCCCCCAGAAGAAGGTCGACGTGCACAACCCGGACGTCACCGTGGTCGTCCACGTGGTCCAGGGCTCCACCTACGTCTACGCGGCCTCCGCGCCGGGCGTGGGCGGCCTTCCCGTGGGCACTGCTGGCAAGGTCGTGACGCTGCTCTCCAGCGGCTTCGACTCGCCGGTCGCCACCTGGATGGTCGGCCGTCGCGGCGCCACGTGCATCCCGGTGCACTTCTCGGGGCGTCCGCAGACCTCCGACACGAGCGAGTGGCTCTGCCAGGACATCGTTGACGCCCTGGCGCCCTCCGGCGTCGTCGGGCGCCTCTACGTGGTGCCCTTTGGCGACAGGCAGCGCGAGATCTCCCTTGCGGTGCCGCAGAGCCTGCGCATCCTCATGTACCGTCGCGTCATGTTCCAGGTGGCCGAGCGTATCGCGCAGCTCGAGGGCGCCAAGGCCATCGTGACCGGTGAGTCCCTGGGACAGGTTGCCTCCCAGACGCTGGAGAACATCACCGCCGTCAACGAGGCCGTCACCATGCCCGTCCTTCGTCCGCTCATCGGCTCCGACAAGCAGGAGATCATCCGCCGCTCGCAGCAGATCGGCACGTACGAGATCTCCAGCCAGACGGCCCCGGACTGCTGCACGCTCTTCATGCCGCGCCGCCCGGAGACCCACGCCCGCATGCGTGACATCCACGAGGCCTGGGAGAGCTTTGACCACGAGGCCATGGTCGCGGATCTCGTGGAGCACATGGAATACCGCGACTACTCGCAGTGCCCCAGCTACCATGCACCCAAGGGTAGGCTTCGCGCCCACCACTCGGAGCTGGCTCCCATCGAGCCGGAGCTCTCGGACGTGGAGAGGCCCGAGGGCGAGTAG
- a CDS encoding ComEA family DNA-binding protein, with product MQRAAKGGLARRLLAGRVPALMTALVVICLAGVLLTLGRGGGVTIERSDGVEAAAGQEADASEGGEAAETVAPVLVVHVDGCVASPGVYELAGPDLRVNDAVEAAGGLLPEADTSQMNLAAGLADGQKVLVPARAEEGAAAAAPGGGTASQTGAGSLVNINLATADQLQALSGVGEATARAIVEDREAHGPFSSVEDLMRVSGIGQKKFDKLKGQICV from the coding sequence ATGCAGAGGGCTGCAAAGGGAGGCCTTGCAAGAAGGCTTCTGGCGGGTAGGGTCCCGGCGCTGATGACGGCTCTGGTCGTCATCTGCCTTGCGGGAGTGCTTCTGACGCTCGGGCGGGGCGGCGGGGTGACCATAGAGCGCTCCGACGGGGTAGAGGCGGCGGCCGGCCAGGAGGCGGACGCCTCGGAGGGAGGAGAGGCCGCCGAGACGGTGGCTCCCGTCCTCGTCGTTCACGTCGACGGCTGCGTGGCCTCGCCGGGGGTCTACGAGCTCGCGGGTCCTGACCTGCGCGTGAACGACGCCGTGGAGGCGGCGGGAGGCCTTCTGCCCGAGGCCGACACGAGCCAGATGAACCTTGCGGCTGGGCTTGCCGACGGGCAGAAGGTGCTCGTCCCGGCGCGGGCGGAGGAGGGCGCGGCCGCCGCTGCGCCAGGGGGAGGCACCGCCTCGCAGACGGGCGCAGGCTCGCTCGTGAACATCAACCTTGCCACGGCAGACCAGCTCCAGGCGCTCTCGGGCGTCGGCGAGGCTACGGCGCGGGCCATCGTGGAGGACCGCGAGGCCCACGGCCCCTTCTCGTCGGTCGAGGACCTCATGCGGGTCTCTGGCATAGGGCAGAAGAAGTTCGACAAGCTCAAGGGGCAGATCTGTGTCTGA
- a CDS encoding ComEC/Rec2 family competence protein, which produces MSEGRVRREFPSRPAVPLALPALLVVLAVERLTMTGVVTWGPLALGVVLLLAGLLARAASSSAQRGEGGLRALAPVLGAACVAAALAGLSCRASVACVSEALASSSVSGWRFELVGDMSPTTTGTWRGRARAEGEACSGYVWLTSPDELLMGDRIRCVGRFSPNADDEWGRSSAAQGLSGSVRVVLATERDEPEGLALLARRIRWAALDVLRPGESDSGALLAACVCGYAPPMRARGLSEEFSRAGISHLAAVSGSHLALVASCVSAVLEGLCLGVRVRSVASILVTGGFVLLCGLPVSAVRAWAMACVSQAVALSGRRGHQLSSASLVGLAMALLDPNLSGQLGFLLSVSSVVGIGLFCPYARFALGEAALALGSMGAGAAGRGVPRPLGQALGRFGRVGRGALDALAVCVVCQASTFAIGASSFGSVSLVAPLANLLAAPVLGILMPLGLAVGVASPAPVAADYLARLAGAVAQPILAGVSWLSSLGLASVPVSVDLGLALLVTVLLSAVLLVAWPRPSGRLLAGGTLVALALAGAVLLRLRWLAPPRVCVLDVGQGDAILVQDGGNAILVDAGPGDAVEAALARNGVLHLDAVLVTHLHDDHYGGLSALGPMLSGGEVLFGQGVSGSLTDEVKGELSALAPGSVSEVSHGDVLRVGRFSLRVVSPVGPTDGSQNADSVQLALSFEDGPRSLSGLLTGDGEKDELAAELGRGDVGDIDFLKVGHHGSAVSLGEAEAMALSPEVSIASAGANNRYGHPRQECVDVLEKAGSAFLCTMDVGDVTVEPGELGPRVTTARAAA; this is translated from the coding sequence GTGTCTGAGGGGCGCGTTCGGAGGGAGTTTCCCAGCCGTCCCGCGGTCCCGCTTGCCCTGCCGGCGCTGCTGGTCGTTCTCGCGGTGGAGCGCCTGACTATGACGGGGGTCGTGACCTGGGGTCCATTGGCGCTTGGAGTCGTCCTTCTCCTTGCGGGGTTGCTCGCGCGGGCCGCTTCCTCGTCCGCACAGAGGGGCGAGGGCGGACTGCGCGCGCTCGCGCCTGTGCTTGGGGCGGCGTGCGTGGCGGCGGCCCTCGCGGGCCTGTCCTGCCGGGCGTCGGTGGCGTGCGTCTCGGAGGCGCTTGCGTCGTCTTCCGTCTCAGGGTGGAGGTTCGAGCTCGTCGGCGACATGTCGCCCACTACGACGGGCACCTGGCGGGGCCGCGCGCGTGCGGAAGGCGAGGCGTGCTCTGGCTACGTCTGGCTCACCTCCCCGGACGAGCTGCTCATGGGAGACCGGATACGCTGTGTCGGGAGGTTCTCGCCCAACGCTGACGACGAGTGGGGCAGAAGCTCGGCCGCGCAGGGCCTGTCCGGGTCCGTTCGGGTGGTGCTCGCGACCGAACGTGACGAGCCGGAGGGGCTGGCGCTTCTGGCCAGGCGCATCAGGTGGGCCGCCCTTGACGTGCTGCGGCCCGGGGAGTCTGACTCTGGGGCGCTTCTGGCCGCCTGCGTGTGCGGGTATGCGCCACCCATGAGGGCGCGAGGTCTCTCCGAGGAGTTCTCGCGGGCGGGAATATCGCATCTGGCGGCCGTGTCCGGCTCCCACCTGGCGCTCGTCGCCTCGTGCGTATCCGCCGTTCTCGAGGGGCTTTGCCTTGGGGTCCGGGTGCGCTCCGTGGCGTCGATCCTTGTGACGGGTGGGTTCGTGCTGCTCTGCGGCCTGCCTGTCTCGGCCGTTAGGGCCTGGGCCATGGCGTGCGTCTCCCAGGCGGTCGCCCTTTCCGGCAGGAGGGGCCACCAGCTCTCTTCGGCAAGCCTGGTTGGGCTGGCCATGGCGCTCCTTGATCCCAACCTCTCGGGGCAGCTGGGCTTTCTCCTCTCGGTCTCGAGCGTCGTTGGCATCGGGCTCTTCTGCCCATACGCGCGTTTTGCCCTGGGCGAGGCCGCTTTGGCGCTGGGCTCCATGGGCGCCGGGGCTGCCGGTCGGGGCGTGCCGCGGCCTCTTGGGCAGGCGCTTGGAAGGTTCGGGCGTGTCGGCCGCGGCGCACTGGATGCCCTGGCCGTATGCGTGGTCTGCCAGGCGTCAACGTTCGCGATCGGCGCCTCGTCGTTTGGGAGCGTCTCACTGGTGGCGCCGCTGGCAAACCTCCTCGCCGCTCCCGTCCTGGGCATCCTCATGCCCCTGGGGCTTGCCGTGGGGGTCGCAAGCCCGGCCCCCGTTGCGGCCGATTACCTTGCGCGCCTTGCCGGGGCGGTGGCCCAACCCATCCTCGCGGGGGTCTCCTGGCTCTCTTCTCTGGGCCTTGCGAGCGTCCCCGTGTCGGTGGACCTTGGGCTGGCCCTCCTGGTCACCGTTCTTCTGTCTGCGGTCCTTCTCGTTGCGTGGCCCAGGCCCAGCGGCCGCCTGCTTGCGGGCGGGACGCTCGTTGCGCTTGCCCTGGCGGGGGCCGTTCTCCTCCGCCTGCGCTGGCTTGCGCCGCCGCGCGTCTGCGTCCTTGACGTGGGGCAGGGCGACGCCATCCTGGTGCAGGACGGGGGTAACGCGATCCTGGTGGACGCGGGGCCCGGCGATGCCGTGGAGGCGGCCCTTGCAAGAAACGGCGTCCTCCACCTCGACGCCGTCCTGGTCACGCACCTTCACGACGACCACTACGGAGGCCTCTCCGCGCTTGGCCCTATGCTTTCCGGAGGAGAGGTCCTGTTCGGGCAGGGCGTCTCCGGCTCGCTGACCGACGAGGTCAAAGGCGAGCTCTCGGCGCTTGCCCCGGGCTCCGTGTCAGAGGTGTCCCACGGTGACGTTCTGCGTGTCGGGCGCTTCTCGCTCAGGGTGGTCTCTCCGGTCGGGCCCACGGACGGGTCCCAGAATGCGGACTCGGTGCAGCTGGCCCTCTCGTTCGAGGACGGCCCGCGCAGCCTCTCCGGTCTCCTCACCGGCGACGGCGAGAAGGACGAGCTCGCAGCCGAGCTGGGACGCGGGGACGTCGGGGACATCGACTTTCTCAAGGTCGGGCACCACGGGTCCGCCGTCTCTCTTGGCGAGGCCGAGGCCATGGCCCTAAGCCCTGAGGTCTCCATTGCGAGCGCGGGCGCCAACAACCGGTACGGTCACCCTCGGCAGGAGTGCGTGGACGTCCTGGAGAAGGCCGGGTCCGCCTTCCTCTGCACGATGGACGTCGGTGACGTGACCGTGGAGCCAGGGGAGTTGGGACCGCGCGTCACCACCGCCCGCGCGGCCGCCTGA
- the holA gene encoding DNA polymerase III subunit delta — MAGATRLLPAYLVVGPDELKRKQTVTRLRAHVEGSFADFNLEELVASADMEPVGVLSSLNTLPMGGDLRVVIIENAGKLPKPVSEAIIEYLKAPNESCTLLLVAETLAKSTRLYKAAAKVGPRSVIECGAPKRRDLTPYVQKLAAAHGVGIDADAASELVSRVGESTTMLDNQLSALSALLGGRGQLTRAFVEQNVARTAEVKPWEFLDRIAERDARRSFELLALLRGNSAIGLLSLVTGRIRELICARALMARGDARGIAAALGKADWQVRGHARNAGRFAEGELEGLLVECARADRALKTGADADATMAVLVAHICGVR; from the coding sequence ATGGCGGGTGCGACAAGGCTTCTTCCGGCCTACCTGGTGGTTGGTCCGGACGAGCTCAAGAGGAAGCAGACGGTGACGAGGCTGCGTGCCCACGTGGAGGGCTCCTTTGCCGACTTCAACCTTGAGGAGCTCGTCGCCTCCGCGGACATGGAGCCCGTGGGGGTGCTCTCGTCCCTCAACACGCTGCCCATGGGGGGAGACCTCCGCGTCGTCATCATCGAGAACGCCGGAAAGCTCCCAAAGCCCGTCTCGGAGGCCATCATCGAGTACCTCAAGGCCCCAAACGAGAGCTGCACGCTCCTGCTTGTGGCGGAGACCCTCGCCAAGTCGACGCGCCTCTACAAGGCCGCGGCAAAGGTCGGTCCCCGGTCCGTCATCGAGTGCGGCGCCCCCAAGCGGCGTGACCTCACGCCCTACGTGCAGAAGCTCGCGGCGGCCCATGGCGTCGGGATTGACGCCGACGCCGCGTCCGAGCTCGTGAGCCGCGTCGGCGAGTCCACCACGATGCTCGACAACCAGCTCTCCGCCCTCTCGGCGCTCTTGGGCGGGCGGGGACAGCTCACCCGCGCCTTCGTCGAGCAGAACGTCGCCAGGACGGCCGAGGTCAAGCCCTGGGAGTTCCTCGACCGCATTGCGGAGAGGGACGCGCGCCGCTCCTTCGAGCTTCTCGCCCTGCTGCGCGGCAACTCCGCCATCGGCCTCCTGAGCCTGGTGACGGGCCGCATCCGCGAGCTCATCTGCGCCAGGGCCCTCATGGCGCGGGGGGACGCCCGCGGCATCGCGGCTGCGTTGGGCAAGGCCGACTGGCAGGTGCGCGGCCACGCCAGGAACGCCGGCCGCTTTGCGGAGGGGGAGCTCGAGGGCCTTCTGGTGGAGTGCGCCCGTGCCGACCGCGCCCTCAAGACCGGTGCCGACGCCGATGCCACCATGGCCGTCCTCGTGGCGCACATCTGCGGCGTCCGCTAG
- the rpsT gene encoding 30S ribosomal protein S20 yields MANIKSQKKRIITAEKARQRNKAVRSELKTAIKAVRAAVEANDVEAAQAAANKAGRLLDKAASKGIIHKNQAAQRKSGAQKLVNSIK; encoded by the coding sequence GTGGCTAACATCAAGTCTCAGAAGAAGCGCATCATCACCGCTGAGAAGGCGCGTCAGCGCAACAAGGCTGTCCGCTCCGAGCTCAAGACCGCCATCAAGGCCGTCCGCGCCGCCGTTGAGGCCAATGACGTCGAGGCCGCCCAGGCCGCTGCCAACAAGGCTGGCCGTCTGCTCGACAAGGCTGCCTCCAAGGGCATCATCCACAAGAACCAGGCTGCCCAGCGCAAGTCCGGCGCCCAGAAGCTCGTCAACTCCATCAAGTAG